Proteins from one Chaetodon auriga isolate fChaAug3 chromosome 19, fChaAug3.hap1, whole genome shotgun sequence genomic window:
- the LOC143338033 gene encoding glutamine synthetase-like has translation MASVSTSACLNKAVRQHYMNLPQGGKCQVTYIWIDGTGEGLRNKTRTLDSEPTSIKDIPEWNFDGSSTYQAEGSNSDMYLIPVCMFRDPFTFDPNKLVLCEVLKYNRLPAETNHRVSCNKVMKKIKEHCIWFGMEQEYTLLGIDGHPFSWPSNGYPAPQGPYYCGVGAQNAYGRDIVECHYKACLYAGVKICGTNAEVMPSQWEFQVGPCEGIEMGDHLWVARFLLHRVCEDFGVVATLDPKPMKGNWNGAGCHTNVSTNQMREEDGLKYIEEAIERLSKKHAEHIRVYDPRGGQDNMRRLTGHHETSSITEFSAGVANRGSSIRIPRQVGQDKKGYFEDRRPAANCDPYAVTRAIASTCLLDLENEEESK, from the exons ATGGCATCAGTGTCGACCAGTGCCTGCCTCAACAAGGCGGTGCGCCAACACTACATGAACCTGCCTCAGGGAGGGAAGTGCCAGGTTACCTACATCTGGATCGACGGCACCGGGGAGGGACTTCGCAACAAGACCCGAACCCTGGACAGTGAGCCAACAAGCATAAAAG atATTCCAGAGTGGAACTTTGATGGCTCGAGCACATACCAGGCAGAAGGCTCCAACAGTGACATGTACCTCATCCCAGTCTGCATGTTCAGGGATCCATTCACCTTCGACCCCAACAAACTGGTCCTCTGTGAGGTCCTCAAATACAACCGCTTGCCTGCAG AAACCAACCATCGAGTGAGCTGCAACAAGGTGATGAAGAAGATTAAAGAGCACTGTATTTGGTTTGGCATGGAGCAGGAGTACACGCTCTTAGGAATAGATGGACATCCTTTTAGTTGGCCCTCAAATGGATACCCAGCACCCCAAG GACCTTACTACTGCGGGGTGGGGGCACAAAATGCTTATGGACGGGACATTGTGGAGTGCCACTACAAGGCCTGCCTCTACGCAGGGGTCAAAATCTGTGGAACCAATGCCGAAGTTATGCCGTCTCAG TGGGAGTTCCAGGTGGGTCCCTGTGAGGGCATTGAGATGGGTGACCATCTGTGGGTTGCACGCTTCCTGCTGCATCGTGTGTGTGAAGATTTTGGGGTTGTTGCAACACTGGATCCCAAACCAATGAAGGGCAACTGGAATGGCGCTGGTTGCCACACGAATGTCAGCACCAATCAAATGAGGGAAGAAGATGGACTGAA ATACATAGAGGAGGCCATCGAGAGGCTGAGTAAAAAACATGCCGAGCACATCCGTGTGTATGACCCACGTGGAGGGCAGGACAACATGAGGCGTCTCACGGGTCACCACGAAACCTCCAGCATCACTGAATTCTCTGCCGGAGTGGCCAACCGAGGCTCCAGCATCCGCATCCCTCGCCAGGTAGGCCAAGACAAGAAAGGCTACTTCGAGGACCGTCGCCCTGCAGCAAACTGTGACCCGTATGCTGTGACGAGGGCCATCGCAAGCACCTGCCTGCTTGATTTAGAGAACGAAGAGGAGAGCAAGTAG
- the mamdc4 gene encoding LOW QUALITY PROTEIN: apical endosomal glycoprotein (The sequence of the model RefSeq protein was modified relative to this genomic sequence to represent the inferred CDS: inserted 1 base in 1 codon; deleted 2 bases in 1 codon) gives MSANCFDLGCCAMHGCACCHLEEIVLWEFVAVACWENLKSRCYRLEMEKRSASAQRLPRLSSDLQTEQVEEXKKKMLQLRSSALILLLILQFVAGSWAHQCLSPEGRCDFVCDCSDCSDEDDCGYRGKDFQCDFEDAGTCGWTDQSVGAAGYRWEKHQRGDMLPDSGPSSDYTIGTATGSFMAVSAVKTESLNTAVLISPEMKMASPTCRLRLRYFLWDSGRTGLGSTPLWASILHQDSREAIVWRPEATSVRGWREANIFLGQITPGFRIRLHSQRTKGQSGDVALDHLEFLDCAVPLPLPGKECPVDMIECNREGCVEQWQVCDGTDDCGDRTDEENCEGFMGCDFEDGLCGWDLTSMSSLKWVRTNQKDISVTDHLKGPGRDHSNNSATGHFLYVTVPDGGLTDDWAAFQSPLLEPTNSSHPCKMVMYTHQFGPRAGGLSVLVADRTIYPVWERPGALGDLWVKAEVEIVTNSTFQILIVAAIRDFAYGGIAIDSIVLSPECRLSSGKNPIAAFPESPGEPCTEPDKMCDFHADCAQAEDEAKCGDFSYTKGSLGWSDSSIGSQGWVRFENVTAKEEYLYVARAPGQQMTEAQTRTPFLGPTGPACTLSFDFALSGNPSHIGELSIRVIDSLLGAQPKLWEFSGKTGTGEEAWHHAELNIGVRKQRFQLAFEARRRKICPCTKIMVKNVRFVTCHAEYFPFSPTALSCNFEDGLCGWYQDKSDNFDWAMLDGMDHTIGIGRSLTVDMWSPSLRGAFGRLISFTQSPGATDYCLSFFYKLYGSNTGALNVKLLDNKGYESLLWTRSGAHGNMWHEVHCPVPHQLTKFQLMFEAVRSGFDGRVAIDDVTFLDRSCTVPRMCSFEGQQCGYSSSGRVQWLHRNKHTTTISGPKTDHTLETELGFYMMANTGADVLPSGGTTVLNSPVRQGTAKTECVSFWYHMGGENPGSLTLYMKPVKGDRVKIFSDSQNQGDVWRYGNGNISSALVDWQLEFEVVGAGGKDTHIAVDDIYLSAHPCESQGSKCSLERGMCSWSNTQNIKMDKLDWELTNQEAEMHYSTPAQDHTLGTEKGYFLFFPSSNRTAANENARLLSPHLPPTKGTCLKFWAYKEYSSDSKLTVWRLSEGMLHELLAVTELGGPWKRFDVDIISTEEYQIVFEGIKGTSGVVALDDIEYTVGVNCDKQVTDVVTTSSQPDNTGGIAASIIVVLLLIGTLIGLLIYYLRTRQRVKAETHPSSSAPSAGFNNDTYEANVQKDHVTVPAVQNHPMAAGFNNVSVSADVREMEVA, from the exons ATGTCTGCCAACTGTTTCGACTTGGGTTGTTGTGCAATGCATGGATGTGCATGCTGCCATTTAGAGGAAATTGTTTTATGGGAGTTTGTTGCAGTTGCATGCTGGGAGAACTTAAAGTCCAGGTGTTATCGCTTAGAAATGGAGAAGAGGTCGGCGTCCGCT CAAAGGCTGCCCAGATTGtcttcagaccttcagactgagcaggtggagg gaaaaaagaagatgCTACAGTTGAGGAGCTCAGCCCTCATTCTGCTGTTGATTCTGCAGTTTG TGGCTGGTTCTTGGGCTCATCAATGCTTGAGTCCTGAGGGGAGATGTGATTTTGTCTGTGACTGTTCTGACTGCAGCGATGAGGACGACTGTG GCTACAGAGGAAAAGACTTTCAGTGTGACTTTGAGGATGCAGGAACGTGTGGATGGACTGACCAGTCGGTCGGTGCAGCAGGTTACAGATGGGAGAAACATCAAAGAGGGGACATGCTGCCCGACAGCGGGCCGTCCTCTGACTACACCATCGGGACAGCCACAG GTTCGTTTATGGCAGTGAGTGCAGTGAAGACAGAGTCTCTCAATACTGCAGTTTTAATCTCTCCAGAGATGAAAATGGCTTCACCAACCTGCCGCCTTCGTCTCCGATATTTCCTGTGGGACTCAG GTCGCACAGGTCTGGGCTCCACGCCTCTGTGGGCGTCCATCCTTCACCAGGACTCTCGAGAGGCCATAGTGTGGCGTCCTGAGGCCACCAGTGTCCGTGGCTGGAGGGAGGCTAACATCTTTCTGGGCCAGATTACCCCCGGCTTCCGAATCCGTCTTCACTCGCAGCGCACCAAGGGCCAAAGTGGAGACGTGGCGCTAGACCACCTGGAGTTTCTGGACTGTGCTGTGCCCT TGCCACTCCCTGGTAAAGAGTGTCCAGTAGACATGATAGAGTGCAATCGTGAGGGCTGTGTGGAGCAGTGGCAGGTCTGTGACGGCACCGACGACTGCGGCGACCGCACTGATGAGGAGAACTGTG AAGGGTTCATGGGCTGTGACTTTGAGGATGGCCTGTGTGGCTGGGACCTGACCTCCATGTCCAGCCTGAAATGGGTCAGGACCAATCAGAAGGACATCTCTGTCACGGATCATCTGAAAGGACCAGGCAGGGATCATTCCAACAACAGCGCGACAG GTCACTTCCTTTATGTCACTGTCCCTGATGGTGGTCTCACAGATGACTGGGCTGCTTTCCAAAGTCCCCTCCTTGAACCCACCAATAGTTCACATCCTtgcaag ATGGTGATGTACACTCACCAGTTTGGGCCGAGGGCCGGTGGTCTGTCGGTGCTGGTGGCAGATCGTACCATCTATCCGGTGTGGGAGAGGCCCGGAGCTCTAGGTGACCTTTGGGtgaaagcagaggtggagattGTCACCAACTCCACTTTCCAA ATCTTAATAGTGGCAGCAATCAGGGACTTTGCATATGGAGGTATCGCCATTGACAGCATTGTGTTGTCTCCTGAGTGCCGCTTATCATCTG GTAAAAACCCCATTGCAGCTTTCCCTGAGTCTCCTGGAGAGCCGTGCACTGAACCGGACAAGATGTGTGATTTTCATGCAGACTGTGCACAAGCAGAGGATGAAGCCAAATGTG GAGATTTCTCTTACACAAAGGGCAGCTTAGGCTGGTCTGACAGCAGCATTGGGAGTCAAGGCTGGGTGCgctttgaaaatgtcacagctaAAG AGGAGTATCTGTATGTAGCCAGAGCCCCAGGCCAGCAGATGACCGAGGCCCAGACACGGACCCCCTTCCTGGGCCCCACTGGCCCAGCCTGCACCCTGAGCTTTGATTTTGCATTAAGTGGAAATCCAAGTCACATTG gtgagctgTCCATCAGAGTGATTGACAGCTTACTGGGCGCGCAGCCTAAACTGTGGGAGTTCAGTGGGAAGACAGGGACAGGGGAGGAGGCGTGGCACCACGCTGAGTTGAATATTGGAGTCAGAAAACAACGTTTCCAG CTGGCATTTGAAGCTCGTCGGAGGAAAATCTGTCCATGCACCAAAATCATGGTGAAAAACGTTCGCTTTGTCACCTGTCACGctgaatattttccattttccccaACAG CGCTCTCATGTAACTTTGAAGATGGACTTTGTGGATGGTATCAGGACAAAAGTGACAACTTTGACTGGGCAATGCTTGATGGGATGGACCACACTATCGGGATCG GCAGGAGTCTCACTGTGGACATGTGGAGTCCTTCTCTGCGCGGTGCATTCGGGCGCTTAATTTCATTCACACAGTCACCAGGTGCCACAGATTACTGCCTGTCCTTCTTTTACAAACTCTACGGGTCGAACACAG GTGCTCTGAATGTGAAGCTGTTGGATAACAAGGGTTATGAGAGCCTCCTCTGGACCCGCAGTGGAGCTCATGGCAACATGTGGCACGAAGTGCACTGCCCGGTACCACACCAGCTCACAAAGTTTCAG CTGATGTTTGAGGCGGTCCGCTCTGGTTTTGACGGACGCGTGGCCATTGACGATGTGACGTTCTTGGACCGTTCGTGCACCGTGCCCAGAATGTGTTCCTTTGAAGGCCAGCAGTGTGGCTACAGCAGTTCTGGGAGAGTTCAGTGGCTCCACCGCAACAAACACACCACCACAATAAGTGGGCCCAAAACCGACCACACCCTAGAGACTGAACTGG GCTTCTACATGATGGCAAACACTGGAGCGGACGTCCTGCCTTCCGGTGGAACGACAGTCCTCAACTCACCTGTTCGCCAAGGAACCGCCAAGACCGAGTGCGTCAGTTTCTGGTATCACATGGGAGGAGAGAATCCTG GTTCTCTGACATTGTATATGAAGCCAGTGAAGGGAGACAGGGTGAAGATCTTCTCTGACAGTCAGAACCAAGGAGATGTCTGGCGCTATGGCAACGGCAACATCTCTAGTGCCCTTGTGGACTGGCAG CTGGAGTTTGAGGTGGTCGGAGCCGGAGGCAAAGATACTCACATTGCAGTTGATGACATCTACCTCTCAGCTCACCCGTGTGAAAGTCAAG GTTCTAAGTGCAGTCTGGAGAGAGGGATGTGTAGCTGGAGCAACACTCAAAACATCAAAATGGACAAACTGGACTGGGAGCTGACAAATCAGGAGGCAGAGATGCACTACTCCACCCCAGCTCAGGACCACACGCTGGGCACAGAGAAAG GTTACTTCCTGTTCTTCCCGAGCAGCAACCGGACGGCAGCCAATGAGAACGCTCGGCTGCTGAGCCCTCACCTGCCCCCGACCAAAGGCACCTGCCTGAAATTCTGGGCCTACAAGGAATACTCAT CGGACAGCAAGCTGACGGTGTGGAGGCTGTCTGAAGGTATGCTCCATGAGCTGCTGGCGGTGACCGAACTGGGAGGACCGTGGAAACGCTTTGACGTCGACATCATATCCACTGAGGAGTACCAG ATTGTGTTTGAAGGAATCAAAGGCACGTCAGGCGTTGTCGCTCTGGATGACATCGAGTACACCGTCGGAGTCAACTGCGATAAACAAGTCACAGATGTAGTGACAA CCTCATCACAGCCGGACAACACAGGAGGGATTGCAGCGTCAATCATCGTGGTCCTGCTGTTGATCGGCACATTGATCGGCTTGCTGATTTACTACCTGCGAACCCGACAGAGAGTCAAGGCTGAGACCCATCCGTCATCATCAGCTCCCTCAGCTGGTTTCAATAATGACACATATGAAGCAAATGTTCAA aaggACCATGTGACGGTTCCAGCCGTGCAAAACCATCCAATGGCAGCTGGCTTCAATAATGTCTCT gtctctgctgatgtcagagagatggaggtggcgtga
- the phpt1 gene encoding 14 kDa phosphohistidine phosphatase: MCTQTKAAALMANIPQADIDPSGVFKYVLIRVHSKETNDDSEIDIVRGYGWAEYHADIYDKVSEELEKSGHLDCECVGGGRIKHDSQAKKIHVYGYSMGFGRANHAVTTEKLKARYPEYEVTWDNEGY, encoded by the exons ATGTGCACACAGACGAAGGCTGCGGCTCTGATGGCCAACATCCCGCAGGCAGACATCGACCCATCCGGTGTGTTTAAGTACGTCCTCATCAGAGTTCACAGCAAAGAGACGAACGACGACTCAGAGATAGACATAGTCCGAGGATACGGCTGGGCTGAGTACCATG CTGATATCTATGACAAGGTTTCTGAGGAGCTGGAAAAGAGCGGCCACCTGGACTGTGAGTGTGTCGGAGGAGGGAGGATCAAACATGATTCCCAAGCCAAGAAGATCCATGTCTATGGATACTCCATG GGATTTGGAAGAGCAAACCACGCAGTCACGACTGAGAAACTGAAGGCTCGATATCCAGAGTATGAGGTGACGTGGGACAACGAAGGATACTAA